One Bufo gargarizans isolate SCDJY-AF-19 chromosome 4, ASM1485885v1, whole genome shotgun sequence DNA window includes the following coding sequences:
- the LOC122933848 gene encoding zinc finger protein 227-like isoform X1 yields MSDSADPGFCAMEAAILPHEVSVRALLTFHDVSACFSAEEWGVLEDWQKELYKNVMREIHTTLLSMGYTILNPEQLLRVDEIKGVSPTGEKSKEQKNILTAGAPVFNSDISLWIREVVEDDISAPQKLEHPVVWESPAASEVPIVKPDIFLRIKPDELVFEACPDPESLSGDKMSGDEVIGTGISVTIDGSTEPFWLNVHETDHNEILSGGQHEDDGFIRSPAEERLTDFRPNEFTLENGSPEEWDSPSPIRLPRPRKCQSIFRIGQPISECAYDFIDQSSPTQARPFQCSECQQSFTESETLLLHQTVHRTWGPPENEAEEYIIPPHPKPVIRSLPAPYICGDCGKGFSNSYKLKIHQRIHTGERPYKCLVCEKRFHKSAHLKVHQRTHTGERPYGCQVCGKRFTKSYHLKVHLRTHTGERPYQCPVCHKTFSVNSHLTVHQRTHTGEKPFVCFECGKSFRQKTSLLGHQKSHQRLVERRKLTWKTLWPEK; encoded by the exons ATGTCGGACTCGGCTGATCCCGGTTTCTGTGCCATGGAAGCTGCCATCCTTCCTCATGAGGTCTCAGTGCGG GCCCTGTTGACCTTCCATGATGTGTCGGCTTGTTTTTCCGCTGAGGAGTGGGGGGTGTTGGAGGACTGGCAGAAGGAGCTGTACAAGAATGTGATGCGGGAGATCCACACTACTCTGCTGTCGATGG GCTACACCATCCTGAACCCTGAACAACTGCTGCGAGTAGATGAAATAAAGGGAGTATCGCCAACTGGTGAGAAGTCAAAGGAGCAAAAAAATATACTGACAGCAG gtgcccctgtttttaactcagaCATCTCGCTATGGATCCgggaggtggtggaggatgaCATTTCTGCTCCTCAGAAGCTGGAGCACCCTGTAGTGTGGGAGAGTCCTGCCGCCTCAG AGGTTCCCATTGTAAAGCCGGACATTTTCCTGCGGATTAAACCCGATGAGCTGGTGTTTGAAGCCTGTCCTGACCCTGAATCTCTGTCTGGAGACAAAATGTCAG GGGATGAAGTCATAGGAACAGGAATATCCGTCACTATAGACGGGAGCACCGAGCCCTTCTGGCTGAATGTGCACGAGACAGATCACAATGAGATCCTGAGCGGCGGGCAGCATGAAG ATGATGGTTTCATCAGAAGTCCAGCTGAGGAACGTCTGACGGACTTTCGACCTAATGAGTTTACACTGGAAAATGGGTCTCCTGAAGAATGGGACAGCCCATCACCAATCCGACTCCCTCGTCCCAGGAAGTGCCAGTCCATATTTCGGATAGGTCAGCCCATATCGGAATGTGCTTATGACTTCATAGACCAATCGAGCCCAACACAAGCTCGTCCATTCCAGTGCTCCGAGTGTCAACAGAGCTTCACCGAAAGCGAGACTCTTCTCTTACACCAGACGGTTCATAGGACATGGGGGCCACCAGAGAATGAAGCAGAAGAATACATCATCCCACCACATCCAAAACCTGTTATCAGAAGCTTGCCAGCACCATATATTTGCGGAGACTGTGGGAAGGGCTTTTCTAACTCTTACAAACTGAAAATCCACCAGAGAATCCACACAGGGGAGAGGCCATACAAGTGCCTTGTTTGCGAGAAACGTTTTCACAAGAGCGCACACCTGAAGGTCCATCAGAGGACGCACACAGGAGAGCGTCCCTACGGATGTCAGGTGTGTGGCAAGAGGTTTACTAAATCCTACCATCTAAAGGTCCATCTGAGGACACACACTGGAGAAAGACCCTATCAGTGTCCTGTGTGCCACAAAACCTTCAGTGTTAACTCTCATCTTACTGTCCACCAAAGAACTCATACTGGGGAGAAGCCCTTCGTTTGCTTTGAATGTGGAAAGAGCTTTCGCCAGAAGACCAGTCTACTCGGCCACCAGAAGTCCCATCAGAGGCTGGTAGAGCGTAGAAAGCTCACGTGGAAGACTTTATGGCCAGAAAAGTGA
- the LOC122933848 gene encoding zinc finger protein 227-like isoform X2 codes for MSDSADPGFCAMEAAILPHEVSVRALLTFHDVSACFSAEEWGVLEDWQKELYKNVMREIHTTLLSMGYTILNPEQLLRVDEIKGVSPTGEKSKEQKNILTAGAPVFNSDISLWIREVVEDDISAPQKLEHPVVWESPAASGDEVIGTGISVTIDGSTEPFWLNVHETDHNEILSGGQHEDDGFIRSPAEERLTDFRPNEFTLENGSPEEWDSPSPIRLPRPRKCQSIFRIGQPISECAYDFIDQSSPTQARPFQCSECQQSFTESETLLLHQTVHRTWGPPENEAEEYIIPPHPKPVIRSLPAPYICGDCGKGFSNSYKLKIHQRIHTGERPYKCLVCEKRFHKSAHLKVHQRTHTGERPYGCQVCGKRFTKSYHLKVHLRTHTGERPYQCPVCHKTFSVNSHLTVHQRTHTGEKPFVCFECGKSFRQKTSLLGHQKSHQRLVERRKLTWKTLWPEK; via the exons ATGTCGGACTCGGCTGATCCCGGTTTCTGTGCCATGGAAGCTGCCATCCTTCCTCATGAGGTCTCAGTGCGG GCCCTGTTGACCTTCCATGATGTGTCGGCTTGTTTTTCCGCTGAGGAGTGGGGGGTGTTGGAGGACTGGCAGAAGGAGCTGTACAAGAATGTGATGCGGGAGATCCACACTACTCTGCTGTCGATGG GCTACACCATCCTGAACCCTGAACAACTGCTGCGAGTAGATGAAATAAAGGGAGTATCGCCAACTGGTGAGAAGTCAAAGGAGCAAAAAAATATACTGACAGCAG gtgcccctgtttttaactcagaCATCTCGCTATGGATCCgggaggtggtggaggatgaCATTTCTGCTCCTCAGAAGCTGGAGCACCCTGTAGTGTGGGAGAGTCCTGCCGCCTCAG GGGATGAAGTCATAGGAACAGGAATATCCGTCACTATAGACGGGAGCACCGAGCCCTTCTGGCTGAATGTGCACGAGACAGATCACAATGAGATCCTGAGCGGCGGGCAGCATGAAG ATGATGGTTTCATCAGAAGTCCAGCTGAGGAACGTCTGACGGACTTTCGACCTAATGAGTTTACACTGGAAAATGGGTCTCCTGAAGAATGGGACAGCCCATCACCAATCCGACTCCCTCGTCCCAGGAAGTGCCAGTCCATATTTCGGATAGGTCAGCCCATATCGGAATGTGCTTATGACTTCATAGACCAATCGAGCCCAACACAAGCTCGTCCATTCCAGTGCTCCGAGTGTCAACAGAGCTTCACCGAAAGCGAGACTCTTCTCTTACACCAGACGGTTCATAGGACATGGGGGCCACCAGAGAATGAAGCAGAAGAATACATCATCCCACCACATCCAAAACCTGTTATCAGAAGCTTGCCAGCACCATATATTTGCGGAGACTGTGGGAAGGGCTTTTCTAACTCTTACAAACTGAAAATCCACCAGAGAATCCACACAGGGGAGAGGCCATACAAGTGCCTTGTTTGCGAGAAACGTTTTCACAAGAGCGCACACCTGAAGGTCCATCAGAGGACGCACACAGGAGAGCGTCCCTACGGATGTCAGGTGTGTGGCAAGAGGTTTACTAAATCCTACCATCTAAAGGTCCATCTGAGGACACACACTGGAGAAAGACCCTATCAGTGTCCTGTGTGCCACAAAACCTTCAGTGTTAACTCTCATCTTACTGTCCACCAAAGAACTCATACTGGGGAGAAGCCCTTCGTTTGCTTTGAATGTGGAAAGAGCTTTCGCCAGAAGACCAGTCTACTCGGCCACCAGAAGTCCCATCAGAGGCTGGTAGAGCGTAGAAAGCTCACGTGGAAGACTTTATGGCCAGAAAAGTGA
- the LOC122933848 gene encoding zinc finger protein 583-like isoform X3, protein MSDSADPGFCAMEAAILPHEVSVRALLTFHDVSACFSAEEWGVLEDWQKELYKNVMREIHTTLLSMGYTILNPEQLLRVDEIKGVSPTGEKSKEQKNILTAGAPVFNSDISLWIREVVEDDISAPQKLEHPVVWESPAASEVPIVKPDIFLRIKPDELVFEACPDPESLSGDKMSDDGFIRSPAEERLTDFRPNEFTLENGSPEEWDSPSPIRLPRPRKCQSIFRIGQPISECAYDFIDQSSPTQARPFQCSECQQSFTESETLLLHQTVHRTWGPPENEAEEYIIPPHPKPVIRSLPAPYICGDCGKGFSNSYKLKIHQRIHTGERPYKCLVCEKRFHKSAHLKVHQRTHTGERPYGCQVCGKRFTKSYHLKVHLRTHTGERPYQCPVCHKTFSVNSHLTVHQRTHTGEKPFVCFECGKSFRQKTSLLGHQKSHQRLVERRKLTWKTLWPEK, encoded by the exons ATGTCGGACTCGGCTGATCCCGGTTTCTGTGCCATGGAAGCTGCCATCCTTCCTCATGAGGTCTCAGTGCGG GCCCTGTTGACCTTCCATGATGTGTCGGCTTGTTTTTCCGCTGAGGAGTGGGGGGTGTTGGAGGACTGGCAGAAGGAGCTGTACAAGAATGTGATGCGGGAGATCCACACTACTCTGCTGTCGATGG GCTACACCATCCTGAACCCTGAACAACTGCTGCGAGTAGATGAAATAAAGGGAGTATCGCCAACTGGTGAGAAGTCAAAGGAGCAAAAAAATATACTGACAGCAG gtgcccctgtttttaactcagaCATCTCGCTATGGATCCgggaggtggtggaggatgaCATTTCTGCTCCTCAGAAGCTGGAGCACCCTGTAGTGTGGGAGAGTCCTGCCGCCTCAG AGGTTCCCATTGTAAAGCCGGACATTTTCCTGCGGATTAAACCCGATGAGCTGGTGTTTGAAGCCTGTCCTGACCCTGAATCTCTGTCTGGAGACAAAATGTCAG ATGATGGTTTCATCAGAAGTCCAGCTGAGGAACGTCTGACGGACTTTCGACCTAATGAGTTTACACTGGAAAATGGGTCTCCTGAAGAATGGGACAGCCCATCACCAATCCGACTCCCTCGTCCCAGGAAGTGCCAGTCCATATTTCGGATAGGTCAGCCCATATCGGAATGTGCTTATGACTTCATAGACCAATCGAGCCCAACACAAGCTCGTCCATTCCAGTGCTCCGAGTGTCAACAGAGCTTCACCGAAAGCGAGACTCTTCTCTTACACCAGACGGTTCATAGGACATGGGGGCCACCAGAGAATGAAGCAGAAGAATACATCATCCCACCACATCCAAAACCTGTTATCAGAAGCTTGCCAGCACCATATATTTGCGGAGACTGTGGGAAGGGCTTTTCTAACTCTTACAAACTGAAAATCCACCAGAGAATCCACACAGGGGAGAGGCCATACAAGTGCCTTGTTTGCGAGAAACGTTTTCACAAGAGCGCACACCTGAAGGTCCATCAGAGGACGCACACAGGAGAGCGTCCCTACGGATGTCAGGTGTGTGGCAAGAGGTTTACTAAATCCTACCATCTAAAGGTCCATCTGAGGACACACACTGGAGAAAGACCCTATCAGTGTCCTGTGTGCCACAAAACCTTCAGTGTTAACTCTCATCTTACTGTCCACCAAAGAACTCATACTGGGGAGAAGCCCTTCGTTTGCTTTGAATGTGGAAAGAGCTTTCGCCAGAAGACCAGTCTACTCGGCCACCAGAAGTCCCATCAGAGGCTGGTAGAGCGTAGAAAGCTCACGTGGAAGACTTTATGGCCAGAAAAGTGA
- the LOC122933848 gene encoding zinc finger protein 664-like isoform X4 codes for MSDSADPGFCAMEAAILPHEVSVRALLTFHDVSACFSAEEWGVLEDWQKELYKNVMREIHTTLLSMGYTILNPEQLLRVDEIKGVSPTGEKSKEQKNILTAGAPVFNSDISLWIREVVEDDISAPQKLEHPVVWESPAASDDGFIRSPAEERLTDFRPNEFTLENGSPEEWDSPSPIRLPRPRKCQSIFRIGQPISECAYDFIDQSSPTQARPFQCSECQQSFTESETLLLHQTVHRTWGPPENEAEEYIIPPHPKPVIRSLPAPYICGDCGKGFSNSYKLKIHQRIHTGERPYKCLVCEKRFHKSAHLKVHQRTHTGERPYGCQVCGKRFTKSYHLKVHLRTHTGERPYQCPVCHKTFSVNSHLTVHQRTHTGEKPFVCFECGKSFRQKTSLLGHQKSHQRLVERRKLTWKTLWPEK; via the exons ATGTCGGACTCGGCTGATCCCGGTTTCTGTGCCATGGAAGCTGCCATCCTTCCTCATGAGGTCTCAGTGCGG GCCCTGTTGACCTTCCATGATGTGTCGGCTTGTTTTTCCGCTGAGGAGTGGGGGGTGTTGGAGGACTGGCAGAAGGAGCTGTACAAGAATGTGATGCGGGAGATCCACACTACTCTGCTGTCGATGG GCTACACCATCCTGAACCCTGAACAACTGCTGCGAGTAGATGAAATAAAGGGAGTATCGCCAACTGGTGAGAAGTCAAAGGAGCAAAAAAATATACTGACAGCAG gtgcccctgtttttaactcagaCATCTCGCTATGGATCCgggaggtggtggaggatgaCATTTCTGCTCCTCAGAAGCTGGAGCACCCTGTAGTGTGGGAGAGTCCTGCCGCCTCAG ATGATGGTTTCATCAGAAGTCCAGCTGAGGAACGTCTGACGGACTTTCGACCTAATGAGTTTACACTGGAAAATGGGTCTCCTGAAGAATGGGACAGCCCATCACCAATCCGACTCCCTCGTCCCAGGAAGTGCCAGTCCATATTTCGGATAGGTCAGCCCATATCGGAATGTGCTTATGACTTCATAGACCAATCGAGCCCAACACAAGCTCGTCCATTCCAGTGCTCCGAGTGTCAACAGAGCTTCACCGAAAGCGAGACTCTTCTCTTACACCAGACGGTTCATAGGACATGGGGGCCACCAGAGAATGAAGCAGAAGAATACATCATCCCACCACATCCAAAACCTGTTATCAGAAGCTTGCCAGCACCATATATTTGCGGAGACTGTGGGAAGGGCTTTTCTAACTCTTACAAACTGAAAATCCACCAGAGAATCCACACAGGGGAGAGGCCATACAAGTGCCTTGTTTGCGAGAAACGTTTTCACAAGAGCGCACACCTGAAGGTCCATCAGAGGACGCACACAGGAGAGCGTCCCTACGGATGTCAGGTGTGTGGCAAGAGGTTTACTAAATCCTACCATCTAAAGGTCCATCTGAGGACACACACTGGAGAAAGACCCTATCAGTGTCCTGTGTGCCACAAAACCTTCAGTGTTAACTCTCATCTTACTGTCCACCAAAGAACTCATACTGGGGAGAAGCCCTTCGTTTGCTTTGAATGTGGAAAGAGCTTTCGCCAGAAGACCAGTCTACTCGGCCACCAGAAGTCCCATCAGAGGCTGGTAGAGCGTAGAAAGCTCACGTGGAAGACTTTATGGCCAGAAAAGTGA